TCCCGTATCCCTTCCCGGGCGCCGCCCGTGCCCGCGCCCTCCGGCCGCCAGGGGGCAGGCGCGGCCCGCTCCCGCCGGACGCCGCGCGGCCGCTTCCGGCCGCGTGCCCCGCCCCATCAGGGCACCCCGCGCGCCGCCGGCCGCAGGTGCgtgtcccggggctgcgggccgGGATGGCCTGGGATGgcctgggatgggatggcacGGCATGGGATGGCATGGGATGCGATGGCATGGGGCGGCCCGGCCGAGCCGGCTGCGCTCCCTTGGGATGCAGGCTTCCTGTGAGCCCGGCCTGGGCCACGCCTGGCCTGGAGGCTCTCGGCTGCTGCTTGCGTCCCGTCTTatctcttgttttgttttattttattttattttattttattttattttattttattttattttattttatttatctatAGGTTTTGCCCGAATCTTTGTTGTCCATGTAGTAAACGCCTGCCTCGTCCCAACATTAGGGACACGGACGCATTTTAAATCCAACCGAAGGCAGCTAAAAATCAGCTGTAAAAAAGAGCCTCAGGGGAGATCGCGATTTGCCTGGAAGGGCTTGGCTGTGCTGCGGGCTTGTGAGTGCCTGGGATTTCGCTTTCCTGAGCCCCACACAAGGTAGGACTTGGGGCTTCGATCCTGTGGCTTAAATTGGGAGGGGAGAATGCAGGCGGGTTGTGGGAACGTGTTGTGTAACTACACAGGATTTCTCTGCTTTATGCTGTTTGAGTTGTAAACGCGTCTCCGCGTCGTAGTCAGAGGGGAAGGTTTGTGGCTTTAGATTCTCCTGGTTCCTCGCCTCTTCTGAGCTGCTTTCTTTTGGGTGGGGCGGAGCGGGGGGAGGTTGGGTGTTTTTACATTCCCCCATGTTAAGGTAGCGTGTAGCCTGTCTGCCCGTCACAGACCAGAACAGAGTGTTCTGCCGCGGGTTCCCGCAAGGAGTTCGTCACTAGCAGCCAGCGTGGCTCTGCGTCAGTGGTTTATGGCAGCAGGATTTGTGCTTGGGCGGGGAGAGGCGCAGGGAGCGCCTCAGGGAATACTCGGGATCCCTCAGTGGGCAGAGAATATGTTTTTCTCTGAACCACAAAAAGCATCTGTTACAGTGAAGAGATGCTTATAGTACTTCAGATAAAATAATACGGCCTTTATTTTCTGCATCCCCCCTGTCACTGTAGCACTGCAGATAGTACAAGTAGTAATAAGTAAGGAGCCCGGTGGTTCCAGGGAATGAGCGTTTTATAACGTGTGTTTTGACTCTTTATGCTTATGACTTCTGCCACTGCCTCTCCCTTTTAGTACCTTTTGGGAGGGGCTGCTCTTCCTCTACCTGCTTTCAGACCCCCTCATCCTGAtgtattatttcttttctctccatctTAAGCCATAGTTTTTCTAAATCAGTTAAAAGATGAGGGTGTTTTCTGTGATCTCCAGATCATGCTTTTTTTGCTCTTTGCTTTTGGAGCATTCAAGAGATTCCATcaactttgtttaaaaaaaaaagaaaaaaagctaagTTTCATTAagcactgagaaggaaggagatGTATGGGTTTGGAAGGGACAGCTTCACTGACAGGTCACTGCTCTGCAGTTGTCCTCTCGCAGCCCCAGTAACACGGCTCGGCTGGGCGGTGGGAAGTGGAGGGAGACCAGGATTAGCAGTGGCTTCGAGTGCTAGATCTAGGCATGACTGACTGCATCTCCAGATGAACAGCTCTGCAGGGTAAAGTGCTGTCAACACTACATGCACTGGTCCAAAAGAGCTAACaaggctttatttttaaatgcagtaacttttttttttctatttaataaGGCTgtggaaaatagaaaataggCCAGTAAGCAGGTTTTCCCTTTTTACCCTTATTTCAGCAATCACTGGTCTCAAAATCTTAGAGTTGGCAGAACATGAGCTTGTTAAGACCCTTTAGTCACTGATCTTCAGTGAAAAGTGTAGAGCTTTTGAAATACTGTTGCTCTGGCTAGGAGCCCTCTCCTGCATTGCAATCCCAACAGGCCCAGTGGGTTCTGCATCCAGAGCTGGGATGCTCAACTGTTGCTGTGGTCCAAGTAACCTCAaagtcttttatttttaagtttctTCTCTTGCTCCTACCCTTGCATACCACACTCATTGCTGTTGCTGGTGTTTAATAAATTTAATTCTGTGCAAGAACTGTGTTTCTGACACTGCCTTACAAGAACGTTGTCAGGACGTTGTGTTGGGACTTTTTTTTGTGTCtgttacttaatttttttagtatgattttattttttcccactttctagTAATGGCCACCTACACTTGCATCACTTGCCGTGTGGCTTTCAAGGATGGTGACATTCAGCGTGCCCACTACAAAACCGACTGGCACAGGTACAACCTGAAGCGTAAAGTTGCTGACATGCCTCCTGTCACTGCTGAGAATTTCCAGGAGAGAGTCCTGGCACAGAGAGCAGTAGCAGAGGAGCAGAACAAAATCACTGCCACTTACTGCACAGTGTGCAGCAAGAGGTTCTCCACCTTCAATGCCTACGAGAATCACCTGAAGTCCAAGAAGCACCtggagctggagaagaaagctgTTCAAGCTGTCAGCAAGAAGGTGAAAATATTAAATGAGAAAAACCTGGAAAAGGGGCTGGCCCCAGAGAGCATAAATAAAGATGAAATGAACACAGCTATTCAGCAAGCCATCAGAGCCCAGCCATCTTCGTCTCCAAAGAAGACACCTCTACCTGCTAGTAATGCGAGTAGCTCTCcagtttccagggaaagcacCAGCTTGTCCCAGAGCAGAGAACGACCAGAAATACCTCCACGACTGCAGTGGTTTGAACAGCAAGCTAGGAAGCTGGCCAAGCAACaagcagaggaagaagaggataaTGAAGAAGGTAAGGCAGTAAACACACTGACAGAAGATGGCTTAGGGTAAGCTATGGTTTGAGCAAAAGCTTTCTCCTACTTCTGTAGCAATGTGGCATTTTCCATGGCAAAAGGTCTTGCTGTTGATTAAATTTTCAGTTTAACAAAGGAATTAAGGTTGGCCTATGTTTGCAGTCAAGGACTCTGTGTTATGTCTGAGCTGCCAGCTGTTCAGCTTATAGACAGACACTAATGCATGTAAAGGTTGAATATAAATAGTCACTAATATGAGCACTATTTCCCACATAAAATGTCAAAGTTTCCTTTAAAGAAGGCTAATGTAACAGGTTGCCCTAAAActacttctgaaaaataaatgaacaaaaatCCAGTTACGATAATTTGCCATTGTCCCAACTCATTTGGTGATCTGTTGAAGGGAGGGGGGACTgtggttgtttttgtttcccTCTGCCCACCAAGACCAGGGGAGAAAGTTTTTACTCTTTAGCCTGACCGCGTGGCATCGCTTCTTAGCATGTTGACGTCCGTGTTGAAATCTGTTCAAGAGTTGCCACCCCAGTGGTCTGTTCTTGTGAATACAGCTCTGTGTTGGAGGTCAGCCTGGAAAgcagaaagctgaaaagatCAGAGGTTCAGAATTTCCAGAAAAAGGTTATTTTTAACCTGGGTGCTTTCAGTGCCGTAGTTGACAGTGCCGCTCCAAACGCATCTATTGGAGCAGTTGAATGGGGTGATTGAGCTGTAGCAAAGGGACAGGTATGAATGAGGTGGAACCTCATTCCAGCTTCGGAAACCCCTGTGTCACGTTACTGCATCTGTTGCAGCAGTTCTCTGCTCTTGAAATTTCAGTTGCAGTTCAGAGAACTTGTTCTACATGAGAAGAAACATTTACCTCTGAACATACATCTTAACACCTGAAGAAGAAGCCAACTTGCACCTGTCTAGTAATAATGTGTTAGTCATAAATTGTATTGCAAAAATCTCAGTAGGTTTctggattttaattttccttttaagtgTGTGAGCAGCAGTGTGTTTTCCCTCACTGGTGGAAGTAAGTATTTTCCTGATGTTGCCAGAGTTGTCTTGTTTTCAATGAGCCATGCTTGTGTTCTTGTGCTGTGGTGAATTAAATTTAAGGCCTGGAAACAGCAGAAAAGTGTTAATAGTTGAGAAAATGGAGGGGGAAAAGTATCAGATCTGCCATTTATGAGCAGCCTTGTGTTTAGCTGTGCACCTTAACAAGAAATGTCTTCTACTGGCAATGGTAAATTCTTGCACCTGGGAGTGGCTGTGTTGCACTTAGCAGTAAGAAcagaaaatgcagtattttctaTGATGACTTTCTCTAACTTAATTGGGACTTAATTTGTTTGGGAAAAGTAatcatataaaataaatattttttttttttaacttcctttAAAAGACTGGGAAGATATGGATTCTGATGAAGACGTTGGCTCCGACGAAGAGATGGAAAGtatggaagaagaagaagaggaggaggaggaacaggCAGAGGCCAAAAGCATTCCTGCTGTTGGGGCCATACCAGTCACAGACTGCTTGTTCTGTCCCCATCACTCAAGATCTCTCACAAAAAATGTGGCACATATGACAAAAATCCACAGCTTCTTTATTCCAGACATAGAGTACCTTGTGGATCTCAGAGGACTAATCAAGTATCTTGGTATGGCTAAATGTTCTCAAATTTTTTTCTCAGGATAATTATATTCTGATAGTGCTTATTTTCATTTGGATATGACATCAAATGGTTTGGtttgtgttgcttttttttttgtctgggtGCTGTCAGTATTTTGATCATGAGCAGGACCACAGGCTTTCCAGGGAGAATGAGAGTAAGCTTGGCTGAGCAAACATGGTCATGTACCCTGTAAGTCTCACATAGTTTTCTGATGTTGAGAAAGTTGTTCAGATAATGTGAAATTTGGGACAAAATTCTCTTGCTGAAGAGTGCATATGAACTGTGTTGTCCTGCTAGTGAGTCACAAGTATTTGTCTCTGGTTTACAGAGCTTTTGGGAGAGCTAAAAGCTAGGAAGAAAAATGTGTCTTCCTTCAAGTCTAAAAGTAATGatgagaataaaataattttggagTATTGGATAGAAAAATGTATTGAAAGTGCAAAATGTATTATTGAGAATACTGAATGACCCATACCTTGTCACAAGACATCTTTAAATGCACAGACATGTCCCTGATGGGGCCATATGGTCAAGGCATAGGAACAGCAGGGCTATCCTGGAAATTAAAGGCTCAAGGTTCCTCTTCAGTCTCTCTGCCT
This genomic interval from Aphelocoma coerulescens isolate FSJ_1873_10779 chromosome 2, UR_Acoe_1.0, whole genome shotgun sequence contains the following:
- the ZNF622 gene encoding cytoplasmic 60S subunit biogenesis factor ZNF622 — encoded protein: MATYTCITCRVAFKDGDIQRAHYKTDWHRYNLKRKVADMPPVTAENFQERVLAQRAVAEEQNKITATYCTVCSKRFSTFNAYENHLKSKKHLELEKKAVQAVSKKVKILNEKNLEKGLAPESINKDEMNTAIQQAIRAQPSSSPKKTPLPASNASSSPVSRESTSLSQSRERPEIPPRLQWFEQQARKLAKQQAEEEEDNEEDWEDMDSDEDVGSDEEMESMEEEEEEEEEQAEAKSIPAVGAIPVTDCLFCPHHSRSLTKNVAHMTKIHSFFIPDIEYLVDLRGLIKYLGEKVGIGKICIWCNEKGKSFYSTEAVQAHMNDKSHCKLFTDGDAALEFADFYDFRSSYPDHEDGKDIEGPGKRPAEKELDYDDDTMELILPSGARVGHRSLMRYYKQRFGATRAVAVAKNKKAVGRVLQQYRALGWTGQAGAISAQQRDMQYLQRMKSKWMLKTGMSNNATKQMHFRMQVRF